Proteins encoded together in one Lathyrus oleraceus cultivar Zhongwan6 chromosome 5, CAAS_Psat_ZW6_1.0, whole genome shotgun sequence window:
- the LOC127085707 gene encoding putative disease resistance RPP13-like protein 1: MHFHCQPFKNSTLLLSIHSSYILISFKIQLSMAATLVGGAFLSAAVQTLVEKLASKDFIDYITNTKLNISLFRQLQTILLTLQAVLDDAEDKQINNVAVKQWLDDLKVTVFDAEDLLNQITYHSLRSRIENTQASNKTHQVWNFLSSPFRNIYGEINSEMKIMCEKVQLFAQHKDILGLQTQTSRVSHRTPSSSRNNESFMVGRNDEKDGLISTLISDSDTSRHTNLGVVAILGMGGVGKTTLAQVVYNDIKVEQHFDLKAWICVSEDFNVVRITKSLLECVVRNTTSVNSNVWESDNLDILQVELMKHLMDKRFLFVLDDIWNDSYIDWDDLMTPLSNRGAGSMVIITTREQKVAEVAHTFPIQKLEPLSDEDCWSLLSKHAFGNEDHVRDKYQNLEEIGRKIARKCGGLPIAAKTLGGLMRSKVVEKEWTSILNSDIWNLRNDAILPALHLSYRYLPSHLKRCFAYCSIFPKDYPLDRKKLVLLWMAEGFFDYFQGEKAAEEVGDDCFAELLSRSLIQQINDDARGEKFVMHDLVNDLASFISGESCGRLECGYISKNVRHLSYNQEEYDIFIKFENFYNFKCLRSFLPIYFLPNYLWRAQNYLSLKVVHDLIPTLKRLRMLSLSTYRNITKLPDSIGNLVQLRYLDLSFTRIKSLPHTTCNLYNLQTLLLFGCCDLTELPPNMGNLINLRHLDISGTDIKELPTEIGGLENLQTLTVFVVGKGQVGLGMKELKKFPHLQGKLTIKNLHNVIDAKDAHYANLKNKERIEELELLWGKHSEDSLNVKAVLDMLQPPTNLKSLKIDLYGGTSFPSWLGDSSFSNMVSLCISNCEYCVTLPPLGQLPSLKDLEICGTKMLETIGPEFYCIQPRECSDSSFQPFPSLECLKIHDMPNLKVWLPFEGSNFAFPRLRTLRLYDCHELRRHLPNQLSSIEEIEIKGCAHLLKIPPTLHWLSSIKVMKIKKYSDSRGYSINAQRTLLESDSPCLLQHVRINCFYGVFALPKMILSSTCLQRLELYAIQSPLAFPINGLPTSLRSLDIVRCKRLAFMPAETWSNYTSLESLWLRSSCDALKSFTLNGFPALQRLNITDCANLDSICISESPSHRPSSLRSLTIICHDSIESLKVNLRMDTLTALEELSLQCANLSFCELVCLPPKLQSIKIRSQRTTPPETEWGLQGLASLSSFSIGGCDDIVNTLLKKSLLPKSIVSLFITYLYEMKSFEGNGLQRLSSLENLHFRNCQQLESFPENCLPLSLKSLQLWSCERLETLPEESFPGSLKRLVIWRCPVLQERYKRQEHWSKIAHIPVIEIEAQVTI, from the coding sequence ATGCACTTCCACTGCCAACCATTCAAAAATAGTACCTTACTGTTATCCATTCATTCTTCATACATCTTAATTTCCTTCAAAATTCAGCTATCAATGGCTGCAACTTTGGTGGGAGGTGCTTTTCTCTCTGCAGCTGTTCAAACCTTAGTTGAGAAACTTGCTTCTAAAGACTTTATTGATTACATCACAAACACCAAGCTAAATATCTCACTCTTTAGGCAGTTACAAACAATATTACTCACTCTGCAGGCTGTGCTGGATGATGCTGAAGACAAGCAGATCAACAACGTTGCTGTCAAACAATGGCTTGATGACTTGAAAGTTACAGTCTTTGATGCTGAGGATTTGCTCAACCAAATTACCTATCATTCTTTGAGATCCAGAATTGAGAATACACAAGCTTCAAACAAAACTCATCAGGTGTGGAACTTTCTTTCTTCTCCTTTTAGAAACATCTACGGAGAGATCAATTCCGAAATGAAGATCATGTGTGAAAAAGTACAACTTTTTGCACAGCATAAAGATATCCTTGGTTTGCAAACTCAAACTTCTAGAGTTTCTCATAGAACACCTTCAAGTTCAAGGAACAATGAATCTTTCATGGTGGGAAGGAATGATGAGAAAGATGGACTAATCAGTACGCTCATATCAGACAGTGACACCAGCAGGCATACTAATTTAGGCGTTGTTGCAATTTTGGGTATGGGAGGTGTTGGTAAAACGACCCTAGCACAAGTTGTTTACAATGATATAAAAGTTGAACAACATTTTGATCTCAAAGCATGGATTTGTGTATCCGAGGATTTCAATGTTGTTAGAATAACCAAGTCTCTCCTTGAATGTGTTGTTAGAAATACAACATCCGTTAATTCAAATGTCTGGGAAAGTGATAATCTTGATATCCTTCAAGTTGAATTAATGAAACATTTGATGGATAAAAGATTTTTGTTTGTGTTGGACGACATATGGAATGACAGTTATATTGATTGGGATGATTTGATGACACCCTTGAGTAATCGAGGAGCTGGAAGCATGGTGATCATAACGACACGGGAACAAAAAGTTGCAGAGGTTGCACACACATTTCCAATTCAGAAATTAGAACCTCTATCTGATGAAGACTGTTGGTCTTTACTCTCAAAGCATGCATTTGGCAATGAAGACCATGTTCGCGATAAATACCAAAACCTAGAAGAAATTGGCAGGAAGATTGCTAGAAAATGCGGTGGATTGCCAATAGCTGCCAAAACACTTGGAGGACTTATGCGTTCAAAGGTAGTTGAAAAGGAGTGGACTTCAATTCTGAATAGCGACATATGGAACCTTCGAAATGATGCAATTTTGCCTGCTTTGCACTTGAGTTATCGATATCTTCCTTCTCATTTGAAAAGATGTTTTGCTTATTGTTCTATTTTTCCCAAGGATTACCCACTTGATAGGAAAAAATTGGTTTTGTTATGGATGGCTGAAGGCTTCTTTGATTATTTTCAAGGAGAAAAGGCGGCAGAGGAAGTCGGTGATGATTGTTTTGCTGAATTGTTATCTAGATCGTTAATTCAACAAATAAATGATGATGCTCGTGGAGAAAAGTTTGTCATGCATGATCTTGTCAACGATTTAGCTTCATTCATATCAGGAGAAAGTTGTGGTAGGCTTGAATGTGGATACATCTCTAAAAATGTTCGCCATTTGTCATATAACCAAGAAGAGTATGACATTTTCATCAAGTTTGAGAATTTCTACAATTTCAAATGCTTGCGGAGCTTCCTGCCCATTTACTTCTTACCCAATTACTTATGGAGAGCACAAAACTACTTATCCCTCAAGGTGGTTCATGATTTAATACCCACACTCAAAAGGTTGCGCATGTTATCACTATCAACATATAGAAACATCACAAAGTTGCCAGATTCGATTGGCAATTTAGTGCAGTTGCGGTATCTGGATCTCTCCTTCACAAGAATCAAAAGCTTGCCTCATACTACATGTAACCTTTATAATTTGCAAACCTTGCTTTTATTTGGTTGTTGTGATCTCACTGAATTGCCACCGAATATGGGAAATTTAATAAATTTACGCCATCTTGATATAAGTGGGACAGATATAAAGGAGTTGCCTACAGAAATTGGTGGACTAGAAAACCTTCAAACTCTAACTGTTTTTGTAGTGGGGAAGGGACAAGTAGGGTTAGGTATGAAAGAGCTTAAGAAATTCCCACACCTACAAGGAAAACTTACCATCAAGAACCTGCATAACGTCATTGATGCCAAGGATGCACACtatgccaacctgaaaaacaaaGAGCGGATTGAAGAGTTAGAACTGCTATGGGGAAAACATAGTGAAGACTCACTAAATGTGAAAGCTGTGCTTGATATGTTGCAACCACCAACGAATCTGAAGAGCCTTAAAATTGACTTGTATGGTGGGACAAGCTTTCCGAGTTGGTTGGGAGATTCTTCTTTTTCTAACATGGTCTCCCTTTGCATCAGTAATTGTGAATATTGTGTGACGCTCCCACCGCTGGGGCAGCTACCTTCTCTCAAGGACCTTGAAATATGTGGCACGAAAATGTTAGAGACAATTGGTCCAGAATTCTACTGCATCCAGCCAAGAGAATGTTCCGATTCATCGTTCCAGCCATTCCCGTCCCTTGAATGTCTTAAAATTCACGACATGCCAAACTTGAAGGTGTGGCTTCCCTTTGAAGGAAGCAATTTTGCTTTTCCTCGTCTTAGAACTTTAAGGTTATATGACTGTCATGAACTTAGGAGACATTTGCCAAATCAACTTTCTTCCATAGAAGAAATTGAAATAAAAGGATGTGCTCATCTATTGAAAATACCACCTACATTGCATTGGCTATCATCAATAAAggtaatgaaaataaaaaaatattcaGATTCTCGAGGTTATTCTATAAATGCCCAACGAACGTTGCTTGAGAGTGATTCTCCATGTCTTCTACAGCATGTAAGGATCAACTGCTTTTATGGTGTATTTGCTTTGCCGAAAATGATTCTGAGCAGTACTTGTCTTCAACGCTTGGAACTCTATGCTATTCAGTCTCCCTTAGCATTTCCGATAAATGGCCTACCCACTTCATTGCGGTCACTTGATATTGTTAGATGTAAGAGGTTGGCATTCATGCCTGCTGAAACGTGGAGCAATTACACGTCGCTTGAGAGTTTGTGGTTACGTAGTAGTTGCGATGCACTTAAATCATTCACACTTAATGGTTTCCCTGCCCTGCAAAGACTTAACATTACTGATTGTGCGAACCTAGATTCCATTTGTATTTCAGAAAGTCCTTCACACCGCCCTTCGAGCCTTCGATCACTTACAATCATATGCCATGACTCAATTGAATCACTTAAAGTCAATCTTCGGATGGACACGCTCACTGCTCTTGAAGAGCTGTCTCTTCAATGTGCAAACTTGTCATTTTGTGAACTTGTTTGCCTACCTCCCAAGTTACAATCAATTAAGATTCGGTCCCAGAGAACAACTCCGCCTGAAACGGAATGGGGTCTCCAAGGCCTCGCTTCTCTTTCAAGCTTCAGTATTGGAGGCTGTGATGATATTGTTAACACCTTATTAAAGAAGTCGCTGCTACCCAAATCCATTGTGTCTCTCTTTATAACTTATCTCTATGAAATGAAGTCCTTTGAAGGAAATGGGCTTCAACGCCTCTCGTCTCTTGAAAATCTCCACTTTCGTAATTGTCAACAGCTCGAGTCATTTCCAGAAAACTGTCTCCCTTTGTCGCTGAAATCGCTTCAATTATGGAGTTGTGAAAGACTTGAAACATTACCAGAAGAAAGCTTCCCTGGCTCTCTTAAGCGGCTGGTCATTTGGCGATGTCCCGTATTACAAGAAAGGTATAAAAGGCAGGAGCATTGGTCCAAAATTGCTCACATCCCTGTCATAGAAATAGAAGCCCAAGTCACAATATGA